The following coding sequences are from one Collimonas arenae window:
- the urtE gene encoding urea ABC transporter ATP-binding subunit UrtE, translating into MLNVDKLNQYYGSSHTLRGVSLSLEKGKCLALLGRNGVGKTTLLKCLMGVLPSAAGKITLEGRDITNLKPHQRAALGIAYVPQGREIFARLSVEENLLMGMATKSGKKALLIKDEVYELFPVLKEMLQRRGGDLSGGQQQQLAIARALLAEPKLIILDEPTEGIQPSIIKDIGRVIRLLRQRGDIGILLCEQYFDFARELADNFVVLSRGEVVASGSHEGMDDESVKRHLAV; encoded by the coding sequence ATGTTGAACGTTGACAAACTGAATCAGTACTACGGCTCCTCGCACACGCTGCGCGGTGTTTCGCTGTCCCTCGAAAAAGGCAAATGCCTGGCGCTACTGGGACGCAACGGCGTCGGCAAAACCACCTTGCTGAAATGCCTGATGGGCGTATTGCCCAGCGCCGCCGGCAAGATCACGCTGGAAGGACGCGACATCACCAACTTGAAGCCACACCAGCGTGCCGCGCTCGGGATTGCCTACGTGCCGCAAGGACGGGAAATCTTCGCTCGCCTGTCGGTCGAAGAAAACCTGTTGATGGGAATGGCCACCAAATCCGGCAAAAAGGCGTTGCTGATCAAGGATGAAGTCTATGAACTGTTTCCGGTCCTCAAAGAGATGCTGCAGCGTCGCGGCGGCGACCTATCCGGCGGCCAGCAGCAGCAACTGGCGATCGCCCGCGCCTTGCTGGCGGAACCCAAGCTAATCATCCTGGATGAACCGACTGAAGGCATCCAGCCATCGATCATCAAGGATATCGGCCGCGTGATCCGCCTGCTGCGCCAGCGCGGCGACATCGGCATCCTGCTGTGCGAGCAGTACTTCGATTTCGCACGCGAACTGGCGGACAATTTCGTGGTGCTATCGCGCGGCGAAGTGGTGGCCTCCGGCAGCCATGAGGGCATGGATGATGAGAGCGTGAAACGACACTTGGCGGTATAG
- the urtD gene encoding urea ABC transporter ATP-binding protein UrtD, producing MNQPINPRISPIYDPAQPSENVDNTRHADYGTSYARIKPEGVDTTHGAILYLENITVSFDGFKALNNLNLDISVGELRCIIGPNGAGKTTMMDVITGKTRPTAGTAFFGQSIDLTRLTEYDIAHAGIGRKFQRPTVFEQHTVFENLELAMKMDKRVKSTLFSRLTTEQVDKIDACLRLIRLNGNERRLAGLLSHGQKQWLEIGMLLMQEPQLLLLDEPVAGMSDAETARTAELLNELRGKHSIMVVEHDMGFVAEIAQQGKVTVLHEGSVLAAGKMSEVQADERVIEVYLGR from the coding sequence ATGAACCAACCGATCAATCCGCGCATCAGTCCAATTTATGATCCAGCGCAGCCGTCGGAAAACGTCGACAACACCCGCCATGCCGATTATGGCACCTCGTATGCGCGGATCAAGCCGGAAGGCGTCGACACCACGCATGGCGCGATCCTCTACCTGGAAAACATCACGGTATCGTTCGATGGCTTCAAGGCGCTCAACAACCTGAACCTCGACATTTCGGTTGGTGAACTGCGCTGTATCATCGGCCCCAACGGCGCTGGCAAGACCACCATGATGGATGTCATTACCGGCAAGACCAGGCCAACCGCCGGCACCGCCTTTTTCGGCCAGAGCATCGATCTCACCAGGCTGACCGAATACGACATCGCCCACGCGGGCATCGGCCGCAAGTTCCAACGCCCGACGGTATTCGAACAGCATACCGTGTTCGAAAATCTTGAGCTGGCGATGAAGATGGACAAGCGTGTCAAGAGCACCTTGTTTTCGCGCCTGACGACAGAGCAGGTCGACAAGATCGACGCCTGCCTGAGATTGATACGCCTGAACGGCAACGAGCGACGCCTGGCCGGCCTGCTCTCGCACGGCCAGAAGCAATGGCTGGAAATCGGCATGTTGCTGATGCAGGAGCCTCAGTTGCTATTGCTGGATGAGCCGGTGGCCGGCATGTCCGACGCGGAAACCGCCCGCACCGCCGAACTGCTCAACGAATTGCGCGGCAAGCATTCGATCATGGTGGTCGAGCACGACATGGGCTTCGTCGCCGAAATCGCCCAGCAAGGCAAGGTAACGGTCCTGCATGAAGGCTCGGTGCTGGCCGCAGGGAAAATGTCGGAAGTCCAGGCCGATGAGCGCGTGATTGAAGTTTATCTTGGGCGCTAA
- the urtC gene encoding urea ABC transporter permease subunit UrtC: MSTASTQISAMNTPLFSRQAWAGILIGSLILALLPLLNLWFPAGHVLHISSYTVALIGKFMCYAMAALALDLVWGYTGILSLGHGVFFALGGYAHGMYLMRAIGRDGVYQSNLPDFMVFLDWKTYPWFWSMTDNFWYCMALVVLVPGVLAFVFGYFAFRSRIKGVYFSIITQAMTFAFMLLFFRNNTGFGGNNGFTDFKRILGYSITAPSTKAVLYLITLAFLLGALLLCRWIVTSKLGRVLQAVRDSESRLMFIGYNPLWFKLFVWTLSAVLCGIAGALYVPQVGIINPSEMSPGNSIEMVIWAAVGGRGSLLGPIIGAFSVNGLKSWFTGAFPDLWLYALGLIFILVTLFMPQGILGLAEKLKNHLKSKPEASKEDA, encoded by the coding sequence ATGAGCACTGCATCCACACAAATCTCGGCAATGAATACACCATTGTTCTCGCGCCAGGCATGGGCAGGCATCTTGATCGGTAGCCTGATCCTGGCGCTGCTGCCGCTACTTAATCTGTGGTTCCCAGCCGGCCATGTATTGCACATTTCCAGCTACACCGTGGCGCTGATCGGCAAGTTCATGTGCTATGCGATGGCTGCGCTGGCGCTTGACCTGGTGTGGGGCTATACCGGCATCCTGTCGCTTGGCCACGGCGTGTTCTTCGCATTGGGCGGCTACGCCCACGGCATGTACCTGATGCGAGCCATCGGCCGCGACGGCGTGTACCAAAGCAACCTGCCGGACTTCATGGTGTTCCTCGACTGGAAAACCTATCCCTGGTTCTGGTCGATGACCGACAACTTCTGGTATTGCATGGCGCTGGTGGTGTTGGTACCGGGCGTATTGGCCTTCGTGTTCGGCTACTTTGCCTTCCGTTCGCGCATCAAGGGCGTGTATTTTTCCATCATCACGCAGGCCATGACCTTCGCCTTCATGTTGCTGTTCTTCCGCAACAATACCGGCTTCGGCGGCAACAACGGCTTCACCGACTTCAAGCGCATCCTCGGCTATTCGATCACCGCGCCGTCGACCAAGGCCGTGCTCTACCTGATTACGCTGGCATTCCTGCTGGGCGCCCTGCTGCTGTGTCGCTGGATCGTCACCTCCAAGCTGGGCCGGGTGCTGCAAGCGGTACGCGACTCCGAATCGCGGCTGATGTTCATCGGCTACAACCCGCTCTGGTTCAAGCTGTTTGTCTGGACCTTGTCGGCGGTATTGTGCGGGATTGCAGGCGCCTTGTATGTACCGCAAGTCGGCATCATCAATCCGTCGGAAATGTCGCCCGGAAATTCGATCGAGATGGTGATCTGGGCCGCAGTCGGCGGCCGCGGTTCACTGCTTGGCCCGATCATTGGCGCCTTCTCGGTAAATGGATTGAAGAGCTGGTTCACCGGCGCCTTCCCTGATCTGTGGCTGTATGCGCTGGGCCTGATTTTCATCCTGGTGACATTGTTCATGCCGCAAGGCATTCTGGGCTTGGCGGAGAAACTGAAAAATCACTTGAAGAGCAAGCCGGAAGCCAGCAAGGAGGACGCATGA
- the urtB gene encoding urea ABC transporter permease subunit UrtB, with protein sequence MKTLRKIILIASLCLQPLLAQAAIDPALLKPLAGDDPDARISAVNQIAALANDDALKILNALNTDALYAKPDGTILIVDDTQAFNPATDQTLPTPEDAEGISVNNRLRGVVEGALSGLKLFSSNRKLRMAAAIDLMKNADPAQIPLISKALHKESDPEIQAMLQQVIATANLHASDAATRKAAVQTLAGSTNANIRPALENLLSKNPDGSYAEPDEAVRIEAVRTLGVLDRHLATVDFMGKVFYGISLGSVLLLAALGLAITFGLMGIINMAHGELLMIGAYTTYVCQLVFRQYFPGALDGYLLVALPAAFIVTAAVGIVLERLVLRWLYGRPLETLLCTWGISLMLMQLVRSIFGAQNVEVANPSWMSGGVTVLGSLVLSYNRIVIIFFALFVVLAVWLILNKTRLGLFVRAVMQNRRMASCVGVSTGKIDMMTFGLGCGIAGLGGVALSQLGNVGPDLGQGYIVDSFMVVVLGGVGQLAGTVIAAFGLGEVNKFLEPVAGAVLAKIAILVFIIVFIQKRPQGLFALKGRSVE encoded by the coding sequence ATGAAAACCCTAAGAAAAATCATTCTTATCGCAAGTTTGTGCCTGCAACCTCTGCTGGCACAAGCCGCCATCGACCCCGCCCTGCTCAAGCCGCTGGCTGGCGACGATCCTGACGCCCGCATCTCCGCCGTCAACCAGATCGCGGCCCTCGCCAACGACGACGCATTAAAGATTCTCAACGCCCTCAACACCGACGCCCTCTACGCCAAGCCCGACGGTACGATCTTGATCGTTGACGACACCCAAGCCTTCAACCCCGCCACCGACCAAACCCTGCCGACACCCGAAGACGCCGAAGGCATCAGCGTCAACAACCGCCTGCGCGGTGTAGTCGAAGGCGCTCTCTCCGGTCTCAAGCTGTTCTCAAGCAATCGCAAACTGCGCATGGCCGCAGCCATCGACTTGATGAAAAATGCCGATCCTGCTCAAATTCCGCTGATTAGCAAAGCACTCCACAAGGAAAGCGATCCTGAAATTCAAGCCATGCTGCAGCAGGTCATCGCCACCGCCAACCTGCACGCCAGCGATGCCGCCACCCGCAAGGCCGCGGTACAAACACTGGCCGGCAGCACCAATGCCAATATCCGCCCCGCTCTGGAAAACCTGCTCAGCAAAAATCCCGACGGTAGCTATGCCGAACCAGACGAAGCCGTGCGCATCGAGGCAGTACGCACACTCGGCGTACTGGACCGCCACCTGGCCACCGTCGACTTCATGGGCAAAGTGTTCTATGGGATATCGCTCGGCAGCGTGTTGCTACTGGCCGCGCTCGGGCTAGCGATTACCTTCGGCCTGATGGGCATCATCAATATGGCGCACGGCGAGCTGCTGATGATCGGCGCCTACACCACCTACGTGTGCCAATTGGTGTTCCGCCAGTATTTCCCCGGCGCGCTGGACGGCTACCTGCTGGTCGCCCTGCCTGCTGCCTTCATCGTCACCGCCGCGGTAGGCATCGTGCTGGAACGCCTGGTGCTGCGCTGGTTGTATGGCCGGCCGCTCGAAACCCTGCTTTGCACCTGGGGCATCAGCCTGATGCTGATGCAGCTGGTGCGGTCAATTTTCGGCGCGCAAAACGTCGAAGTCGCCAATCCAAGCTGGATGTCCGGCGGCGTTACCGTGCTAGGCTCGCTGGTGCTGTCGTATAACCGCATCGTCATCATCTTCTTCGCGCTGTTCGTGGTGCTGGCGGTATGGCTGATCCTGAATAAGACGCGGCTCGGACTGTTTGTGCGCGCCGTCATGCAGAACCGCCGCATGGCGTCATGTGTCGGCGTTTCCACCGGCAAGATCGACATGATGACTTTCGGTCTCGGTTGCGGCATCGCCGGCCTCGGCGGCGTGGCGCTGTCGCAGCTTGGTAATGTCGGACCGGATCTCGGCCAGGGCTACATCGTCGACTCGTTCATGGTGGTGGTGCTGGGCGGCGTTGGCCAGCTGGCCGGCACCGTGATTGCTGCCTTCGGCCTGGGCGAAGTCAACAAATTCCTGGAGCCGGTGGCAGGTGCGGTACTGGCCAAGATCGCCATCCTGGTGTTCATCATCGTCTTCATTCAAAAACGTCCGCAAGGCCTGTTCGCGCTGAAAGGCAGGAGCGTCGAATGA
- the urtA gene encoding urea ABC transporter substrate-binding protein, with protein MSRRTVLKATALGAFALAASSWLPSAFAADTIKVGILHSLSGTMAISETSLKDVALMAIDEINANGGVMGKKLEPVVVDPASNWPLFAEKARQLISQDKVSVVFGCWTSVSRKSVLPVFKELNSLLFYPVQYEGEELEKNVFYTGAAPNQQAIPATEYLMSKEGGGAKRFVLLGTDYVYPRTTNKILRAFLHSKGVKDSDIDEVYTPFGHSDYQTIVANIKKFSAGGKTAVISTINGDSNVPFYKELGNAGLKATDVPVVAFSVGEEELRGVDTKPLVGHLAAWNYFESVKNPVNAAFIKKWKAYALAKNLPNASTVVTNDPMEATYVGIYMWKQAVEKAKSTDTDKVIAAMAGQKFNAPSGYVLEMDATNHHLHKPVMIGEIKADGQFNVVSKTKTTIRAQPWSPYIPGNEGKQKL; from the coding sequence ATGTCACGTCGCACCGTTCTCAAAGCCACCGCACTCGGCGCTTTCGCACTTGCCGCAAGCTCATGGCTGCCTTCTGCTTTTGCTGCGGACACCATCAAGGTAGGTATCCTGCACTCCTTGTCCGGTACCATGGCGATTTCCGAAACCTCACTCAAGGATGTTGCCTTGATGGCGATTGATGAGATCAATGCCAATGGCGGCGTGATGGGCAAGAAATTGGAGCCTGTCGTGGTCGATCCGGCCTCCAACTGGCCGCTGTTTGCCGAAAAAGCGCGACAGCTGATTTCCCAGGACAAGGTATCGGTAGTGTTCGGCTGCTGGACCTCGGTATCGCGCAAATCGGTGTTGCCAGTGTTCAAGGAACTCAACAGCTTATTGTTCTATCCGGTCCAATACGAAGGTGAAGAGCTGGAGAAAAACGTGTTCTATACCGGCGCTGCGCCGAACCAGCAAGCAATCCCTGCCACCGAATACCTGATGTCGAAAGAAGGCGGCGGCGCCAAGCGTTTCGTACTGCTCGGCACGGACTATGTCTACCCGCGCACCACCAACAAGATCCTGCGCGCGTTCCTGCACAGCAAGGGCGTCAAGGATAGCGACATCGACGAAGTCTACACACCGTTCGGCCATTCCGATTACCAGACCATCGTCGCCAACATCAAAAAATTCTCCGCCGGCGGCAAGACGGCTGTGATCTCCACCATCAACGGCGACTCCAACGTCCCGTTCTACAAGGAACTCGGCAATGCCGGCCTGAAAGCGACCGACGTTCCGGTCGTCGCATTTTCGGTAGGTGAAGAAGAACTGCGCGGCGTCGACACCAAGCCGCTGGTTGGCCACCTGGCAGCGTGGAATTACTTCGAATCGGTAAAGAATCCGGTTAACGCCGCGTTCATCAAGAAATGGAAAGCCTACGCGCTCGCCAAGAACCTGCCGAACGCCAGCACGGTAGTCACCAACGACCCAATGGAAGCGACCTACGTCGGCATCTACATGTGGAAACAGGCAGTAGAAAAAGCCAAGTCCACCGACACCGACAAAGTCATCGCCGCCATGGCCGGCCAGAAATTCAACGCCCCGTCCGGCTATGTACTGGAAATGGACGCCACCAACCATCACCTGCATAAACCCGTGATGATCGGCGAAATCAAAGCCGATGGCCAATTCAACGTAGTCAGCAAAACCAAAACCACTATCCGCGCACAACCTTGGAGTCCTTACATTCCGGGGAATGAAGGCAAGCAAAAACTCTAA
- a CDS encoding calcium:proton antiporter, translating to MKISTSLPIWSVAAPLAGWLFLGGATFNFGGAYTILLVIGLLGSVLAAVYHAEVVAHRVGEPYGTLVLALAVTLIEVALIVSLMLAGGKETTGLARDTVFAAIMIILNGIVGICLLVGASHHKEQSFGLLGVSASLATLAAIAVLTLVLPNYTSSAVGPFYTPSQLGFIAIISLILYGTFVLVQTVRHRDYFLPEEAINNEDVHADPPSVKVAAISGVLLLICLGAVVLLAKSLAPTLETAVASVGAPKTLVGIIIAAVVLLPEGLAAVRAARANRLQTSLNLALGSALASIGLTIPAVAIVSLATGWTLTLGLDIKSTVLLLLSFIVATFSLGTGRTTVMQGTVHLVIFAVYLFTTIVP from the coding sequence ATGAAAATTTCAACCTCCCTCCCTATCTGGTCCGTTGCAGCCCCGCTTGCCGGCTGGCTGTTTCTCGGCGGCGCCACTTTTAACTTCGGCGGCGCCTACACAATACTTCTGGTGATCGGCCTGCTCGGCAGCGTGCTGGCCGCTGTGTACCACGCTGAAGTGGTCGCTCATCGGGTCGGCGAGCCCTATGGCACTCTGGTGCTGGCGCTGGCGGTTACGTTGATCGAAGTGGCGCTGATCGTGTCGCTGATGCTCGCCGGCGGCAAGGAAACCACAGGGCTGGCGCGCGATACCGTATTTGCAGCCATCATGATCATCCTCAACGGTATCGTCGGCATTTGTCTCCTGGTTGGCGCCAGCCACCATAAGGAACAAAGTTTCGGCTTGCTTGGGGTCAGCGCCTCGCTCGCCACATTAGCGGCCATTGCTGTACTGACGCTGGTGCTGCCGAACTACACCTCAAGCGCGGTAGGTCCCTTCTACACGCCGAGCCAACTAGGGTTTATTGCGATCATCTCCCTGATTCTCTATGGCACCTTCGTGCTGGTGCAAACGGTGCGACATCGAGATTATTTTCTGCCGGAAGAAGCCATCAATAATGAAGACGTGCATGCAGATCCGCCATCGGTGAAAGTGGCTGCAATTAGTGGTGTGCTGCTGCTGATTTGCCTGGGCGCTGTGGTCCTGCTGGCGAAATCGCTGGCGCCGACGCTGGAAACTGCCGTCGCCAGCGTCGGAGCGCCGAAAACGCTGGTCGGCATTATCATCGCCGCCGTGGTGCTACTGCCTGAAGGGCTGGCCGCAGTGCGGGCGGCGCGCGCCAACCGTTTGCAGACCAGCCTCAACCTGGCGCTCGGATCGGCGCTGGCCAGCATCGGCCTGACCATCCCGGCAGTGGCCATCGTCTCGCTCGCTACAGGCTGGACCCTGACTCTTGGCCTGGATATCAAATCTACTGTGCTGCTGTTGCTGTCTTTCATCGTCGCCACGTTCTCCCTCGGCACCGGCCGCACCACTGTCATGCAAGGCACAGTGCATTTGGTGATTTTTGCTGTCTATCTGTTTACCACCATCGTCCCCTAA